Sequence from the Agrococcus sp. SL85 genome:
CGACCAGCTGGTCGATGAACGTGAAGGAGACGCCCGAGGAGGCCGCACCGATGACGACGTCGGCGCCGGCCGAGATGAGCTCGCCCGCCGACTGCGTCGCGATGTCGGTCGTGGTGTCGCCGGAGTCGCGCTCCTCGTGCGTCACGTCGTACTCGTAGCCCGCGGCCTCGAGGTCGGCGACCGCGAGGTTCACGCCCGCGAACTCGGGCGGGCCGAGGAACGCGAGGTTGCCGGTCTGGGGCAGGATCGAGCCGATCACGAGCGACGTGTCGGTCTCGCCGCCCTCGGACGGGCCGGTCGAGCCGGACGGGGCGGGCGAACCGCCGCCCGCGCAGGCGGCGAGCAGCAGCACGCCGGCGGTCGCGGCGCCGAGCGCTGCGACGCGACGGGGCTTGCCCGTGGTGCGAAGGAAGGACTGCATGGTGCTCCTCGTGTGCTGGAGTTCGTCCGCATGGCGCGGACGGTTGGCACCACAGTAGGCGAGGAACCCTCGCGCGGACGCCGGTTTGCGTTACGTCCTGGTAACGGTCTTGCCGCACGTGAGCTCGCTTCTCCCCCGGTCGGACGCGGCTCCTGCCGCGAGACCTCAGCGGGGCCGCAGCGGCGGCTCAGGCCCGGCCGCTGCCGACGTGCAGGCGGGGCCGGATAGCGTGCCCTCGTCGGAGGGAGACGCGCATGGGGCTGTTCACGAGGAGGCCGTCGGCACGCGACGAGGCCGTCGCCCGGCCCAGGGGCTCGCTGTGGTCGGACGGCTTCGGCCGCTTCGCGACGCGGTCGCTGCAGGCCATCGTGGTGGTCGTCGCCGTCGCCGCGGTCGTCTTCGCGATGACGCAGCTGTCGGTCGTCATCATCCCGGTCGTGATCGCGCTCATCCTCGCCTCGGCCTTCGAGCCCGCGATGCGCTGGATGCGATCGCGCGGCGTGCCGAGCCTGCTCGCGACCGTGCTCGCGCTCCTCGGGATCCTGGTGGTGCTCGGCGGCGTCGTGTGGCTCATCGTGAGCGCCGTGCGCTCGCAGTTCGGCGAGCTCGCGGAGCAGGCGACCGCGGGCTTCGACCGCGTGCTCGAGTGGGTCTCGACGCTGCCCTTCGCGCCGACCGACGAGCAGATCCAGCAGGCGCGCGACGCGATCGTCGACTTCCTCACGAGCTCGCAGTTCGGATCCGGCGCGATCGCGGGCGTGAGCGCGGCCGCGTCCTTCATCACCGGCCTGCTGCTGATGGTCGTCGTGCTCTTCTTCTTCCTCAAGGACGGCCCCCGGATCTGGGCGTTCCTGCTGCGGCCGTTCGAGGGCGCGGCGTACGAGCGCGGCACGCGCATCGGCCGCCGCACGGTCGACACGCTCGGCGGCTACGTGCGCGGCACGGCGACCGTCGCGCTCGTCGACGCCGTCGGCATCGGCGCGGTCCTCGCCGTCTTCCAGGTGCCGCTCGCGCTCCCGCTCGCGGTGCTCGTCTTCCTGCTCGCCTTCATCCCGATCGTCGGCGCGACCCTCGCGGGCGCGCTCGCGACCCTCGTCGCGCTCGTCGCGACCGATCCGATCGTCGCCCTCATCGTGCTCGGTGCCGTGATCGCGGTGAACCAGCTGGAGGGCAACTTCCTGCAGCCCATCGTCATGGGGCGCACGCTGCGCCTCCACGAGCTCGTCGTGCTCATCGCCCTGACGATCGGCACGGTGCTCGGAGGCATCGTGGGCGCTGTGCTCTCGGTGCCGATCGCCGCGGTCGCCTGGGGCATCGTGCAGGTGTGGGACGGTGACGACCTCCCCGCGCGCCCCTTCCGCCGCAAGCGCCCCGAGCCGGCGTAGCCGGCCGCGACCTCAGGCCGGGGCGGGCTCCGGCCGCGAGCGCCGCGCGCGCCTGCCCAGGAGGTCGACCGAGACGAGCACGAGCGAGGCCCAGACGAGCCCGAAGCCGATCCAGCGCGCGAGCGGCATCGGCTCGTGCATGACGAAGGCCCCGAACAGGAACGAGATGGTCGGTGCGAGGTACTGGGTGAAGGCGAGCGCCGTGAGCGAGACGCGGCGCGCCGCCGCCGCGAAGGCGAGCAGCGGCACCGCGGTGACGAGGCCGAAGCCGGCCGTCGCCCAGACGCCGACCGCGCCGTTGGCGCCGAGCGTGACGCCGCCGAGGGCGATGGCGACGCCCATCATGACGAGCGCGGCGGGCAGGGCCGCCACCGTCTCGACCGTGAAGCCCGAGAGCGCATCGACCTCGCCCGAGAGGCGCTTCTTGATGAGGCCGTAGCAGCCGAACGAGACCGCGACCGTGAGGCCGACCCACGGCACCTCGCCGTACGCGACGACCATGACGAGCACGCCCACCGCGCCGACGGCGACCGCGGCCCACTGCAGCGGCCGGAGCCGCTCGCCGAGGAACAGCACGGCGAGCACGACGCTCACGAGCGGGTTGAGGAAGTAGCCGAGGCTCGTCTCGAGCACCCTGTCGCTCAGGATGCCGACCACGAAGGCCGTCCAGTTGGCGAGCACGGTGAGGCCCGCGAGGGACAGGAGGCCCAGGTCGCGGCGGCCGCGCACGACGGCGGCGAGCCGGGCCCAGCCCCGGGTGATCGTGACGAGCGCGACGGCGACGACGACGGAGGCGAGGAGCCGCCAGCCGATGAGCTCGAAGCCGTCGATGCCGCGCATGAGCTGCACGTAGATCGGCACGACGCCCCAGAAGGCGTAGGCGAAGAGCGCGTAGCCGATCCCGGCCCGGGTCCGATCCGGCTCCCCCATCGTCGCTCCTCACGTGCGTGCGGGCCTGCCGCGGCTCCGGGTGGAACCGCGACGGCGGCGCCCCCGATCGGGGGCGCCGCCGCGTCAGCTGCTGCTGGCTGTCAGCGCTCGACGATCGCGAGCACGTCGCGCGCCGAGAGGACGAGGAGCTCGTCGCCGCCGAACTTCACCTCGGTGCCGCCGTACTTCGAGTAGAGCACGCGGTCGCCGACGGCCACGTCGACGGGGACGCGGTTGCCGTTGTCGTCGAAGCGGCCGGGGCCCACGGCCACGACCTCGCCCTCCTGGGGCTTCTCCTTGGCGGTGTCAGGGATGACGAGGCCGCTGGCGGTCGTCGTCTCGGCCTCGACCTGACGGATGACGATGCGGTCCTCGAGCGGCTTGATGGAAACCGACACGGTTGCCTCTTTCTTGTCAGACTGTGGGGCGCGTCCGGACGGGCCGGACACCAGAGCGAGCCTACGCCGCGCGCTGGCACTCGGTCAACATGAGTGCCAGCCGTTCGCCCGCGGCGGAGCCGCCGCCGCCCCGCCGCCCTGCTTGGATGGTGCGATGGACGTCGACGAGCTGCGCCTGCTGCTGAGCCGCGAGGGCCTCGCGCTCCTGGACCGGGTCGAGGACGGCCTCGGCGCCGGCGGCGACGTCGTGCGCGAGGTCGCGCGGCTGCGCTCCGAGGGCCACGACCCCCGCCTCGTGGCGGCGGTGCTCACCCAGGCCCGGCTGCGCCGACGAGCCGCGGCGCGCTTCGGCGAGTTCGCGCGCGCGATGCTCTTCACGGAGGCCGGGCTCGAGCAGGCCACGCGACTGCGCGTCGCCGCGCACCACGCCGGGCGCATGCGCGACGCGGGGATCGCCTCCGTCGCCGACCTCGGCTGCGGCATCGGCGCCGACGCCCTCGCCTTCGCGACGCTCGGCCTCGAGGTGACGGCCGTCGAGCGCGACGAGGCGACGGCCGCGGTCGCCGCGTACAACCTCGCAGCATGGCGGGCGCGCGTCGTGCACGGCGACGCGCTGGAGACCCCCGTCGACGCGGAGGCCCTCTGGTTCGATCCGGCCCGTCGCGACGGCGCGACCCGGCTCTCCGACCCCGCCGACTGGTCGCCCTCGCTCGAGGCCGTCTTCGCGCGCGCCGCCGAGCGGCCCGCGGGCGTGAAGCTCGCGCCGGGCATCGATCGGGCGCTGCTGCCCGCGGGCGCCGAGCACCAGTGGGTCACCGACGCCGGCGAGACCGTGGAGGCCGTGGTGTGGACGGGCGCGCTCGCGCGCCCCGGCGTCGCTCGCAGCGCGCTCGTGCTCGGCGACCAGGGCGCCGCGGAGCTCGCGGGCGAGCCGCAGCACCCCGAGCAGGGGCCGCTCGGCACGTGGCTCTACGAACCCGCGGGCGCCGTGATCCGCGCCGAGCTCATCGGCGCGCTCGCCGAGCGGCTCGGCGCGCACGGCATCAGCGAGGGCATCGCCTACCTCAGCGGCGACGAGCACGTGGCGACGCCGCTCGCGCAGGCCTTCCGGGTGCTCGAGACGATGCCGCTCGACGAGCGGCGGATCGCGCAGCGACTGCGCGAGCTCGGCATCGGCGAGCTCGAGATCAAGAAGCGCGGCGCCGACCTCGACCCCGCGGCCCTGCGCAAGCGGCTCAAGCTGCGCGGCGAGGGGCGGGCGACCCTCATCGCCACCCGCGTCGGCGGCCGCCACCGCGCGATCCTCGCCGAGCGCCCCTAGGCGCCGGGCGGAGACGAGAGAGCCCGCGACGGATGCCGCGGGCTCCAACGCTCGTCGTGGGTCAGATCTGGCCGAGCGCGATGAAGTAGGGGATCCAGTTCACCAGCAGGATCACGATGACGATGATCGAGATCACGACCGCCAGCACGCCCGCGAGCGCAGCGATCAGGGGCCACGGCTTGCCCTGCGGGTTCTTGCGCATCGCGATGAAGCCCAGGATGGCGCCGACGATGCCGCCGAGCAGGCCGATGCCGCTGAAGAGCGAGCCGATGAGGCTGAGGCCCGAGACGATGAGCGCCGCGATCGTCAGGCCCGAGAGCTTCTTGGCACCCGCGGGCGCCGCGCCGTAGGACTGCGCGCCGTAGCCCGACTGGTCGCCGTAGGCGGGCTGGCCGGAGTAGGCCGGCTGGCCGTAGGACTGCTCGGCGGGCGCGGCCGCGGACGGCTGCTGGCCGTAGCCGGACTGCCCGTAGCCCTGCTGCTGGCCGTAGCCGGGCGCGCTCGCCGAGGCGCCGTAGGCGGGCGCGGCCTCGTAGCCGCCCTGCGCGGGCTGGCCGTAGGACTGCTGCCCGTAGGCGGGCGCGCTCGACTGCTGGCCGTAGGGCTGCTGGCCGTACGAGGGCGCGGACTGGCCGTACGTGGGCGCTGCGTCCTGGCCCTGCTGGCCGTACGAGGGCGCGGGCTGGCCGTACGCGGCAGCCGGCTCCTGGCCCTGCTGGCCGTAGGACGGCGCGGCCTGGCCGTACGCGGGCGCCGCGTCCTGCTGCTGCTGCTCGCCGTACGACGGGGTCGCGGGCTGACCGTAGGAGGGCGCCGCATCCTGGGCGGGCTGGCCGTAGGACGGCGCCGCATCCTGCGTGGGCTGGCCGTAGGACGGCGCCGCGTCGTGCGCGGACTGGCCGTGCGACGGCGCCGCATCCTGCGACGGCTGGCCGGAGGCGGGCGCTGCGTCCTGCGCCTGGCCGAAGGACGGCGCCTGCTCGGGCTGCTGCCCGAAGTCTGCGGCGGGCTGCGACTCGCCGTCGTGGCCGTCCGGACGGCGGAAGCGGTCGTCGGACTGGGTGTGCTGGTCGCTCACGGGAACCTCCTAGGCGCGCGGATGGCTGAGCAACCGTACCGCGCGGCGAACGCCGCTTGCCTGGGTGCCCGCCGAGCGTCGTCGGCCCGTCGCGCAGGGGGCGTCGGCCGTGAGGACTAGGGCGCGAGCACCGGCGCGAAGGACTCGATCGCCGAGGCGAACGACGTGATCGCGATCACGACCATCGCGATCGTCGCGACGAGCGTCGCCGCCCCGAGCACGATGCCCCACACCGCGAGCAGCCGGCCGTCGTCGCCGGAGCGCCGGATGCGCGCGAGCCCCATCGGCCCGAGCACCAGCGCGCCCACGCTGCCGAGCACGGGCAGCACCGTCACGCCCGCGACGGCCGCGAGGATCGCGAGCAGGGCGAGGAGGTCGGTGCGGGGTCCGGGGTGCGTCGGCGACGACCAGGCCGCGGCCTGCGGCGCGTGCTGCGGCACGGGCGGCGTCGGGGCGCCCGCCTGCGGCGCCCACGAGGGCGCGGGCTGCCATGCCGGCGGCGCCGACGGCGCGGCCTGCTGCCCGCCCTGGTGCTCGCCCGGCTGCCACGTCGCGCTCATCCGCTCCCCCTCCGTCGACGCCCCCATCCTGCCGGAGGCGCCTGTGCCCGCCCTCAGCGGACGACCTGCACCACGCTCGCGTCGAGCGTGGACTCCGCCGCGAAGCCGAGCTCGCTCGGGGCGTCGCCGCGGGCGACGAGCATCGCGCCGACCGCGGCGATCATCGCGCCGTTGTCGGTGCAGAGCTCGAGCGGCGGGATGCGCAGCAGCACCCCGGCGGCCGCGCAGCGCTCGGCCGCGACCTCGCGCAGCCTCCGGTTGGCGACGACGCCGCCGCCGAGGAGCAGGCGCGGGATGCCGTGCTCGGCGCACGCGTCGAGCGCCTTCGCCACGAGCACGTCGACGACGGCCTCGCGGAAGCTCGCCGCCACGTCGGCCGTCGCGAGCGGCTCCCCTGCCGCCTCGGCGCGCTCGACGTGGCGGGCGACGGCGGTCTTCAGGCCCGAGAACGAGAAGTCGAAGCGGTGCCGCTCGCGGTCCTTCGGCGCGGTGAGGCCGCGCGGCAGCCGGATCGCGGTCGGGTCGCCGCCGACGGCCGCCGCGTCGATCGACGGCCCGCCCGGGTACGCGAGGCCCAGGAGCCTGGCGGTCTTGTCGAAGGCCTCGCCCGCGGCGTCGTCGATCGTCTCGCCGAGCAGCTCGACGTCGCCCGCGAGGTCGCGCACGAGCAGCAGCGAGGTGTGCCCGCCCGACACGAGCAGCGCGATCGTCGGCAGCGCGAGCGGCTCGCCCGAGAGCACGTCGGCGGCGACGTGGCCGACGAGGTGGTTGACGCCGTAGAGCGGCAGCGCGCGGGCGGTCGCGAGCCCCTTGGCCGCGCCGATGCCGACCATGAGCGCGCCCGCGAGGCCGGGGCCCGCGGTGACGGCGATCGCGTCGAGGTCGTCGAGGCCGAGGCCCGCGTCGTCGAGCGCCTGCCGGATCGTCGGCTCCATCGCCTCGAGGTGGGCGCGCGCGGCGATCTCGGGCACGACGCCGCCGAAGCGCGCGTGCAGGCCCATCGACGAGGCGATGCGGTTCGCGAGCAGCTCGGTGCCCCGCACGATGCCCACGCCCGTCTCGTCGCAGCTCGTCTCGATGCCGAGCACCACCGGCGGCCTGCTCATCGCGCCTCCCGCTTCATCACCACGGCGTCCACGTCCTCCGGCTGGTAGTAGCGCGGCCGGATGCCGATCTCGCGGAAGCCGACCGACTCGTAGAGGCGCCGCGCCACGTCGTTGTCGATGCGCACGTCGAGGAAGAGCTCGCGCACGCCCCGGCGGGCGGCCTCGGCCAGCAGCTCCTCGAGGATCGCGCGCCCCACGCCCCGGCCGCGCGCCTCGTCGGCGACGGCGATGGTCTGCACGTCGCCCTCGACGCCCACGGCCCGCAGGCCCGCGTAGCCGAGGGTGCGGTCGTGCTCGTCGACGGCGACGACGTAGCGCCCCCACTCGCTCGCGACCTCCTGCGCCATGGTCGAGCGCTCCCAGGCGCTCGGGCCGAAGGAGGCCTGCTCGATGCGCATGATGTCGTCGAGGTCGGCCCGGTCGGCGGTGCGGATCCTCATCGGCCCTCCCCCGCCGCGGCGCCGGGCGCCGTGGGCTGGCTCACGCGCTTGGGGCCCGCGGAGGGCACGGCGTCGGCCTCGCGCAGGTACAGCGCCTGCGCGACCGGCGCGGCGCCGCGCGCGGCCGCGCGCGCGAGCAGCGCCGCATCGATCGCGTCCGCGTCGATGCGCTCCACCCCTCGCGCGCGACGGGCACGGCGTCGGCGGGCGCGAGGTGCGGCCCGTCGAGCACGACGGCGCCCTCGACGACGCTCCAGGCGCGCTCGCGGCGGCGCACGTCGGTCGTCACCTGGGCCGGCCCTTCGGCGACGCCGAGGTGGCTCGCGATGCCGCGGCACTCGACGCCGAGGCCGAGCGCGACCGCGCGCGCCGCGACGATGCCGACGCGGAGGCCCGTGAAGGCGCCGGGCCCCATGCCGGCGACGACGAGCCGGATGCGCTCGCGGCGGCCCTCGAGCGCGCGCTCGAGCATCGGTCCGAGCAGCTCGGCGTGGCGCCGCCCCTCGTGGGCGTGCTCGACGAAGACGACCTCCTCGCCGTCCA
This genomic interval carries:
- a CDS encoding AI-2E family transporter, whose protein sequence is MGLFTRRPSARDEAVARPRGSLWSDGFGRFATRSLQAIVVVVAVAAVVFAMTQLSVVIIPVVIALILASAFEPAMRWMRSRGVPSLLATVLALLGILVVLGGVVWLIVSAVRSQFGELAEQATAGFDRVLEWVSTLPFAPTDEQIQQARDAIVDFLTSSQFGSGAIAGVSAAASFITGLLLMVVVLFFFLKDGPRIWAFLLRPFEGAAYERGTRIGRRTVDTLGGYVRGTATVALVDAVGIGAVLAVFQVPLALPLAVLVFLLAFIPIVGATLAGALATLVALVATDPIVALIVLGAVIAVNQLEGNFLQPIVMGRTLRLHELVVLIALTIGTVLGGIVGAVLSVPIAAVAWGIVQVWDGDDLPARPFRRKRPEPA
- the rarD gene encoding EamA family transporter RarD translates to MGEPDRTRAGIGYALFAYAFWGVVPIYVQLMRGIDGFELIGWRLLASVVVAVALVTITRGWARLAAVVRGRRDLGLLSLAGLTVLANWTAFVVGILSDRVLETSLGYFLNPLVSVVLAVLFLGERLRPLQWAAVAVGAVGVLVMVVAYGEVPWVGLTVAVSFGCYGLIKKRLSGEVDALSGFTVETVAALPAALVMMGVAIALGGVTLGANGAVGVWATAGFGLVTAVPLLAFAAAARRVSLTALAFTQYLAPTISFLFGAFVMHEPMPLARWIGFGLVWASLVLVSVDLLGRRARRSRPEPAPA
- the groES gene encoding co-chaperone GroES, giving the protein MSVSIKPLEDRIVIRQVEAETTTASGLVIPDTAKEKPQEGEVVAVGPGRFDDNGNRVPVDVAVGDRVLYSKYGGTEVKFGGDELLVLSARDVLAIVER
- a CDS encoding class I SAM-dependent methyltransferase; protein product: MDVDELRLLLSREGLALLDRVEDGLGAGGDVVREVARLRSEGHDPRLVAAVLTQARLRRRAAARFGEFARAMLFTEAGLEQATRLRVAAHHAGRMRDAGIASVADLGCGIGADALAFATLGLEVTAVERDEATAAVAAYNLAAWRARVVHGDALETPVDAEALWFDPARRDGATRLSDPADWSPSLEAVFARAAERPAGVKLAPGIDRALLPAGAEHQWVTDAGETVEAVVWTGALARPGVARSALVLGDQGAAELAGEPQHPEQGPLGTWLYEPAGAVIRAELIGALAERLGAHGISEGIAYLSGDEHVATPLAQAFRVLETMPLDERRIAQRLRELGIGELEIKKRGADLDPAALRKRLKLRGEGRATLIATRVGGRHRAILAERP
- a CDS encoding DUF4190 domain-containing protein; protein product: MSATWQPGEHQGGQQAAPSAPPAWQPAPSWAPQAGAPTPPVPQHAPQAAAWSSPTHPGPRTDLLALLAILAAVAGVTVLPVLGSVGALVLGPMGLARIRRSGDDGRLLAVWGIVLGAATLVATIAMVVIAITSFASAIESFAPVLAP
- the tsaD gene encoding tRNA (adenosine(37)-N6)-threonylcarbamoyltransferase complex transferase subunit TsaD — its product is MSRPPVVLGIETSCDETGVGIVRGTELLANRIASSMGLHARFGGVVPEIAARAHLEAMEPTIRQALDDAGLGLDDLDAIAVTAGPGLAGALMVGIGAAKGLATARALPLYGVNHLVGHVAADVLSGEPLALPTIALLVSGGHTSLLLVRDLAGDVELLGETIDDAAGEAFDKTARLLGLAYPGGPSIDAAAVGGDPTAIRLPRGLTAPKDRERHRFDFSFSGLKTAVARHVERAEAAGEPLATADVAASFREAVVDVLVAKALDACAEHGIPRLLLGGGVVANRRLREVAAERCAAAGVLLRIPPLELCTDNGAMIAAVGAMLVARGDAPSELGFAAESTLDASVVQVVR
- the rimI gene encoding ribosomal protein S18-alanine N-acetyltransferase — encoded protein: MRIRTADRADLDDIMRIEQASFGPSAWERSTMAQEVASEWGRYVVAVDEHDRTLGYAGLRAVGVEGDVQTIAVADEARGRGVGRAILEELLAEAARRGVRELFLDVRIDNDVARRLYESVGFREIGIRPRYYQPEDVDAVVMKREAR
- the tsaB gene encoding tRNA (adenosine(37)-N6)-threonylcarbamoyltransferase complex dimerization subunit type 1 TsaB; protein product: MILAVDTALGTSVAVLDGEEVVFVEHAHEGRRHAELLGPMLERALEGRRERIRLVVAGMGPGAFTGLRVGIVAARAVALGLGVECRGIASHLGVAEGPAQVTTDVRRRERAWSVVEGAVVLDGPHLAPADAVPVAREGWSASTRTRSMRRCSRARPRAAPRRSRRRCTCARPTPCPPRAPSA